TCCGGGCCACCATGGTCGGCCAGGCAGGCGTTGAGCCACAGCGCTGTGAACAGGTCGTCGACGGTGATGTCAGCTCGCAGCGAACCATCGGCCTGCGCGTCGGCGATCAACCGTGAGCCGAGTTCCAGACTGTCCTGGCAGATCTGCTCGATCGCCGGCGAGGCGTACCGCGAGCTGCACATGGCATCACTGAAGGCATGATCGCCGGCCTGCAGATCGCACAACCCAAATATGAAGGTGGCCAGGCGTTCCCACGCCGAGTCGGCGGACAGCGCGCGCTCGGACAGGTCCGCCAATGTCTGTGCAAGCAGGGCAGGCAACGCCGCGTCGATGAGATCCTCGCGAGTCGCGAAGCGGTTGTAGAGCGTCCCGATGCTGACCCCGGCGCGCGCCGCGACCGCTTCCAGTGGAGCGCCGAGCCCGCGCTCCTGAAACTCGGCCTGCGCGGCTTCGAGCAGTTTCTCGCGATTGCGGCGCGCATCGGCGCGTAGCGCGCGTTGTGCAGGCATCGCACCTCCAGAACTAAGTTGACACGCACCCTCAATATAGCGCTAGGCTGGGTCGCATAACTTGAGCATTGGCCTCAGCTTGGAGGAAATCGTGAAGCTGCCCTGGTACATCAAGCCCGGCAACAAGGCCATCGTCGCGCTGTCCCGGCTCGGACTCCGCTTCGGCGCAAAGGGTCCCGTGATCCTCACGGTCACCGGACGCAAATCCGGGAAACCCCGCGCGACACCAGTCACCCCGATGTTCGTCGATGGCAAGCAATACGTCGCTGCGGCACCGGAGGCGGCGTGGATCGCAAATGTGCGCGCCGACCAGGCCGCGACACTGAGCCGGGGCCGTCGAGTCGAGCAGGTACGGATGGTCGAACTTTCCGACGAGGACGCCAGGCCACTGCTTCGCCTGGTGCCCAGCCTGATTCCCGGCTGGGTCGGCTTTCTTCGCCAGGGCGGACTGGTGACCGACGGTGGCCCCGACGAGTTCGAGGCGCTACTGGGGCGGATGCCCATCTTCCGGGTGGAACCCGCATCCGCTCGATGACGGCAACCCCCGCAGTCTGGACCTACCTCATGCGTGACGGCTGGTCACTCCACCGTCCACCACCAGCTGCGTGCCGGTGATGAAGGACGCCTTCGGCGACATCAGGAACGCCACCGCGGCCCCGATCTCGTCGGGTTGCCCGAGCCGACCCAACGGTGCGGCCTGTTCGAAGCTCGCGCGGATCTCCTCGACATCCAACGCGATCTGCAGCATCGGGGTGTGGATGAAGCCCGGGCATACCGCGTTGACGCGAATTCCCGACGGGCCCAGCTGGGCAGCCATCGACCGCGTCATGCCGAGCAGACCCGCCTTGGACGCGCAATAAGCGGGGATGAACGGGTTGGCGGCCAGGCCTTCGATACTCGAGATGCCGACCACCGCGGGCGATCCACCGTCGCGGGCGGACTTCTCCAGGTGCGGCAACAGCAGCTGGACCAACAGCGCCTGGGCACGCAGGTTCACGTCGAGCACCGCGTCCCACGATTCCTCGGTGTAGGCACCGACCGGTTCGGGGATCACCCGGCCCGCGGCGTGCACCAGCCCGTCGATGCCGTCGAGCGCCTGGGCCGCCTCCTCAACCGCCGCCGCCATTGCGCCCGTGTCGCACACGTCGACCACCGCCCACGGCATGCCCAGGTTCTCGGCCACCGACTTCACCTCAGGTGCGATGTCCCACAACGAAACCTGCCTACCGTCGGCAATCAGCGCCTCCGCGCTGGCCCGGCCGATCCCCGACGCTGCACCCGTCACCACCACACCTGTCATGCCGGACAGGTTAGGTGCCCGGAGAGCCGTCGTGGGCGATTTTGGTTATACCGGCTAATCGACGAGATCGGCCAGCGCCTGCGCGGTCTGCAGGTCCTCGTACGCCGCCGAGTACCGCTGCGCCAGGGCAAGTGCGATGTCGGGACGTTGCCACAACTCCCCCGCGCTGGCCGTTGCCAGCCAGGTCATCAGGCCGTGTGCCACCGATGCCCGGTACCGCAGCCAGATCTCCTCGGGCGAGGGCAGTTCGCCGGCCGGCAATCCGAGCGTGTCCCGGTATTCCTCGAGCAACTGACGCTCGGCCACCCGGCGATCCTCGGTGGTCAACGCGCCCTGCAGGAAATAGCCGAGATCGAGGGAGAAGTTGCCGCGCCGGGCCACTTGCCAATCCAGGAAGCCGACATCGCCGTCGCGCAGCACGTAGGTGTTGCCGATGTGCGGATCACCGTGCAACAGCGTCTGGGAGGCGCCCGACGAGGTGAGGGTGTGGATGAACGGTTTCCAGATGCCTTCCACCAGATGGTCGATGGTCAGCGCGTGAACCGAGGCGGGTGCGTCGTCGCCGAGGCGTTCCAGCGCTGCGGGCAGGGGCGCCCACTGCATGCCGTCCCACGGCACGAACGGCTCCAACCACTCCAGACCGGGACGCCGCACCCGCTCGCCCCAGAAGGCGCCGTGCAGCCGGGCCAGGCCGCGCACTCCGTGAGCGGCCTGCTCCACCGTCAGCGGCCGGGTGGCATCCCGCGGGTCAGCCGAACGGGCCGTGAGGTCTTCCATGACCAACACGAAGTCCTCGTCGCCCTCGTCGATCGGCGCGGCGTAGACCGTTGGATGTTCCAGCGGCAGGTCGACTTTCGAGTTGAACAGCCGCGGCTCGTGCAACAGGCCGCTGGTGTACTTGATCATCTCCTTGTGGCCGGGGTCGACGGCCTTGGCGAACACCGTGCAAGGTCCGCTCGGCCCGGGCTTGTAGGTGACCGACAGCCGCGCCCGACGGTTGGTGCCGTCATCGCGCATGTCGACGGTCACGCAGTCGACCACCGCGCCCGGGTGGTGGTCGGCCAGCGCCGCCGTCATCCACTCCGGCGTGACCTGTGTCCAGTCCTTCGGGACGGTCAGTGCGGCGGTCACTGGACGAACGCCGGCATCGAATCCCAGCCGCGCACAGTCGACGTCGGCGACAGCTCGGCG
The genomic region above belongs to Mycolicibacterium sp. HK-90 and contains:
- a CDS encoding TetR/AcrR family transcriptional regulator; the encoded protein is MPAQRALRADARRNREKLLEAAQAEFQERGLGAPLEAVAARAGVSIGTLYNRFATREDLIDAALPALLAQTLADLSERALSADSAWERLATFIFGLCDLQAGDHAFSDAMCSSRYASPAIEQICQDSLELGSRLIADAQADGSLRADITVDDLFTALWLNACLADHGGPDAAAVARRQIALLLDGLRAAAATPLPAGAAEAATVAASLMQS
- a CDS encoding nitroreductase family deazaflavin-dependent oxidoreductase gives rise to the protein MKLPWYIKPGNKAIVALSRLGLRFGAKGPVILTVTGRKSGKPRATPVTPMFVDGKQYVAAAPEAAWIANVRADQAATLSRGRRVEQVRMVELSDEDARPLLRLVPSLIPGWVGFLRQGGLVTDGGPDEFEALLGRMPIFRVEPASAR
- a CDS encoding phosphotransferase; translated protein: MTAALADHHPGAVVDCVTVDMRDDGTNRRARLSVTYKPGPSGPCTVFAKAVDPGHKEMIKYTSGLLHEPRLFNSKVDLPLEHPTVYAAPIDEGDEDFVLVMEDLTARSADPRDATRPLTVEQAAHGVRGLARLHGAFWGERVRRPGLEWLEPFVPWDGMQWAPLPAALERLGDDAPASVHALTIDHLVEGIWKPFIHTLTSSGASQTLLHGDPHIGNTYVLRDGDVGFLDWQVARRGNFSLDLGYFLQGALTTEDRRVAERQLLEEYRDTLGLPAGELPSPEEIWLRYRASVAHGLMTWLATASAGELWQRPDIALALAQRYSAAYEDLQTAQALADLVD
- a CDS encoding SDR family NAD(P)-dependent oxidoreductase, producing the protein MTGVVVTGAASGIGRASAEALIADGRQVSLWDIAPEVKSVAENLGMPWAVVDVCDTGAMAAAVEEAAQALDGIDGLVHAAGRVIPEPVGAYTEESWDAVLDVNLRAQALLVQLLLPHLEKSARDGGSPAVVGISSIEGLAANPFIPAYCASKAGLLGMTRSMAAQLGPSGIRVNAVCPGFIHTPMLQIALDVEEIRASFEQAAPLGRLGQPDEIGAAVAFLMSPKASFITGTQLVVDGGVTSRHA